From Actinomycetota bacterium, one genomic window encodes:
- a CDS encoding sigma-70 family RNA polymerase sigma factor has translation MHRLHGADSAVERAYRETYDRFARFAFLLIGDADAAADLVQEAFAAALQRGSEVEDVPAYVRGAILNMAKSRYRRNRRWEKIRRLLRELPDDADHGEGVALWASVRELPEGQYVCLMLRFYLDYSYAQIAEALSISEGTAKSQVSRAVQALRLKGMSDRDG, from the coding sequence ATGCACCGACTTCACGGGGCTGATTCGGCGGTCGAGCGTGCGTACCGAGAAACCTACGACCGGTTCGCGCGGTTCGCATTCTTGCTGATCGGTGATGCAGATGCGGCTGCGGACCTCGTCCAGGAGGCGTTCGCAGCTGCGCTGCAGAGGGGTTCGGAGGTCGAGGATGTTCCGGCTTACGTCCGGGGCGCGATCCTCAACATGGCCAAGAGCCGGTACAGGCGTAACAGGAGGTGGGAGAAGATCCGCCGCCTCCTGCGCGAGCTCCCGGACGATGCGGACCACGGGGAGGGGGTCGCACTGTGGGCGAGCGTCCGCGAACTCCCGGAGGGGCAGTACGTGTGCCTCATGCTTCGGTTCTATCTGGACTACAGCTACGCCCAGATCGCTGAGGCTTTGTCGATCTCGGAGGGGACTGCGAAGAGTCAGGTCAGTCGGGCGGTGCAGGCCCTGCGACTCAAGGGGATGAGCGATCGTGACGGATGA
- a CDS encoding response regulator: MNPSQGSARLLLIEDNAGDARLLREMLREGSLGATKVSHVETMRDAETHLAATATDIILLDLGLPDTDGLTPVSRAQAAAPGVPIVVLTGTDDTDLALGALQEGAQDYLVKGQIDSRGIDRALRYAVERKALEEALFAEKENAQVTLHCIGDGVICAGEDGRITFLNPVAERMTGLSREQGLGAPLMDTVRMVDAATRSPLADQVGPALDRDRTLRLPDGCLLLGLNGSEMHVDGSVAPIHDRRGAVTGAVIVLRDLSESVAMAEQVARSADLEMAKEAAETADRAKSAFLSRMSHELRTPLNAILGFAQLLDTGTISGPDLAKVHHILKGGRHLLALIDEVLDISRIEADKLSLSCEAVSVLAVVTETTDLMKPIAAQEGISVFVQSCPDDVFVHADHQRLKQVVLNLLSNAVKYNHPEGSVSVSWAAMGPVIQLFVSDTGMGMSADRTASLYTPFERLGAEHTSVQGTGLGLALAKRLVEAMDGTIEVESTPDVGTRFTVNLPASAPPTARVVTDVRAPASGLVHTVLYVEDNLASLGLIEHMLADRTDVKILSAMQAGLGLQLARVHRPDVILIDLDLPDMSGEQLLDRLRSDPRTRDIPVAVLSADVSSPRRRRVLAGGAAAYLIKPLDLSEFDRMVSRLIGAVA; this comes from the coding sequence GTGAACCCGTCGCAGGGATCAGCCCGGCTGTTACTGATCGAGGACAACGCAGGCGACGCGAGGCTCTTGCGGGAGATGCTTCGTGAGGGCAGCCTTGGCGCCACGAAGGTCTCACACGTAGAGACCATGAGGGACGCTGAGACCCATCTGGCCGCCACCGCGACCGACATCATCCTCCTGGACCTGGGTCTTCCCGACACCGACGGGCTGACTCCGGTGAGCCGGGCGCAGGCGGCCGCCCCGGGCGTCCCGATCGTCGTGCTGACCGGGACGGACGACACTGACCTCGCTCTAGGGGCCCTGCAGGAGGGCGCACAGGATTACCTGGTGAAGGGGCAGATCGACTCGCGAGGCATCGACCGTGCCCTGAGGTACGCCGTTGAACGAAAGGCCTTGGAGGAGGCGCTCTTCGCGGAGAAGGAGAACGCCCAGGTGACACTTCATTGCATCGGGGATGGTGTCATCTGCGCGGGGGAGGATGGACGCATCACCTTCCTCAACCCGGTAGCCGAGCGGATGACGGGCCTCTCCCGAGAGCAAGGACTGGGAGCCCCGCTCATGGACACGGTCCGGATGGTGGACGCGGCCACGAGGTCCCCCCTCGCGGATCAGGTCGGACCGGCGCTCGATCGCGACAGGACCCTGCGTCTCCCGGACGGATGCCTACTCCTCGGCCTGAACGGTTCCGAGATGCACGTCGACGGTTCGGTCGCCCCGATCCACGACAGACGAGGAGCGGTCACCGGAGCCGTGATCGTGCTGCGCGACCTGTCGGAGTCCGTCGCGATGGCGGAGCAGGTGGCCCGTTCCGCGGACCTCGAGATGGCGAAAGAGGCTGCCGAGACCGCAGACAGAGCGAAGTCAGCCTTCCTGTCCCGCATGTCCCACGAGCTGCGAACTCCCCTGAACGCGATCCTTGGGTTCGCGCAGCTGCTCGACACGGGAACCATCTCCGGGCCGGACCTGGCGAAGGTCCATCACATACTCAAGGGCGGTCGGCACCTGCTCGCACTGATCGACGAGGTCCTCGACATCTCCCGGATCGAGGCCGACAAGTTGTCCCTCTCGTGCGAGGCCGTGAGCGTCCTGGCCGTCGTCACCGAGACCACCGATCTCATGAAGCCGATCGCAGCTCAGGAAGGGATATCCGTGTTCGTCCAGTCCTGTCCGGACGACGTGTTCGTGCATGCCGACCACCAGCGCCTGAAGCAGGTCGTTCTCAACCTGCTCTCCAACGCTGTGAAGTACAACCACCCGGAGGGCTCGGTCAGCGTGTCGTGGGCGGCGATGGGGCCCGTCATACAGCTGTTCGTGAGCGATACCGGCATGGGGATGAGCGCGGATAGGACAGCGTCGCTCTACACGCCGTTCGAGCGACTGGGAGCCGAGCACACCTCGGTGCAGGGGACGGGACTGGGCCTGGCGCTGGCGAAACGCCTGGTCGAGGCGATGGACGGGACGATCGAGGTCGAGTCCACCCCTGACGTCGGCACCCGGTTCACCGTGAACCTGCCGGCCTCGGCCCCCCCGACGGCACGCGTGGTCACCGACGTGCGTGCGCCCGCGAGTGGGCTGGTGCACACCGTCCTTTACGTGGAGGACAACCTCGCCAGCCTTGGTTTGATCGAGCACATGCTGGCCGACCGAACGGACGTGAAGATCCTTTCCGCGATGCAGGCGGGGTTGGGCCTCCAGCTCGCACGGGTCCACCGCCCCGACGTGATCCTCATCGATCTGGATCTCCCCGACATGTCGGGGGAGCAGCTCCTGGACCGCCTGCGCTCCGATCCCCGGACGAGGGACATCCCCGTCGCGGTGCTCTCAGCAGACGTCTCGTCGCCCCGCCGTCGCCGGGTCCTCGCCGGAGGGGCCGCGGCGTACCTGATCAAGCCCCTCGACCTCAGTGAGTTCGACCGGATGGTCTCGCGGTTGATAGGGGCGGTCGCATGA
- the metG gene encoding methionine--tRNA ligase produces the protein MSTFYVTTAIPYVNSDPHIGFALEALIADAIARYRRKQGDAVRSLTGTDDNSIKSVQAAEREGVPVVELVARYADSFYRLGDALDLSVDDFIRTSSDARHRAGVNKLWSACDAAGDIYKGHYRGRYCSGCERFLDDSDLTGGRCSAHETVPEEVEEENWFFRLSRYTEQLLQLVTSRDIQILPESRRNEVLSLLRSGLRDFSISRSAERARGWGLPVPRDPTQVMYVWFDALGNYITALDYATDGPAFQQYWLQSPHRVHIIGKDIIRFHAVYWPAMLLSAGIPLPTAIVTHGFVTIDGRKISKSLGNVIDPFALVDEFGVDTVRYFLLRHIRTTEDGDFTRDRFVLSRNADLSDQLGNLVSRVVAMVHRYLDGRVPTARGGPLTGQARELPSAVEVAMKRFAIHDAIGAIWGLVEAANRYVVETAPWVLAREADGRLEDVLAELCAVIRTVGDCLEPFLPRTSSEILARVGVPGNRVRTGPPLFPKT, from the coding sequence ATGTCTACGTTCTACGTCACGACCGCGATACCGTACGTCAACTCTGACCCGCACATCGGGTTCGCTCTTGAGGCGCTGATTGCGGATGCGATTGCGCGTTATAGGCGGAAGCAGGGAGACGCCGTCCGCTCCCTCACCGGCACCGACGACAACAGCATCAAGAGTGTTCAGGCGGCGGAGCGCGAAGGCGTGCCCGTGGTCGAACTGGTCGCGCGCTACGCCGACAGCTTCTACCGCCTCGGTGATGCCCTAGACCTATCGGTGGACGACTTCATCCGGACCTCGTCCGACGCTCGCCACCGGGCGGGCGTCAACAAGCTGTGGTCCGCCTGCGACGCGGCGGGTGACATCTACAAGGGCCATTACCGCGGGCGCTACTGCAGCGGGTGCGAGCGCTTCCTGGACGATTCCGACCTGACAGGTGGTCGATGTTCCGCCCATGAGACCGTTCCTGAGGAGGTCGAGGAGGAGAACTGGTTCTTCCGTCTGTCTCGCTACACGGAGCAGTTGCTCCAGCTAGTTACGTCGAGAGACATCCAGATCCTGCCCGAGTCGCGGCGCAACGAGGTCTTGTCGTTGCTGCGATCGGGGCTCCGAGACTTCAGCATCTCCCGCTCCGCTGAGCGCGCTCGTGGCTGGGGCCTCCCCGTACCGCGAGACCCCACGCAAGTGATGTACGTCTGGTTCGATGCCCTCGGCAACTACATCACGGCGCTCGACTACGCGACAGATGGCCCGGCCTTCCAGCAGTACTGGCTTCAAAGCCCTCATCGTGTTCACATCATCGGTAAGGACATCATCCGGTTCCACGCCGTGTACTGGCCGGCCATGCTCCTGTCCGCTGGCATCCCCCTTCCGACCGCCATCGTGACGCACGGATTCGTGACGATCGACGGCCGGAAGATCAGTAAATCCCTTGGGAACGTGATCGACCCGTTCGCCTTGGTCGATGAATTCGGGGTCGACACCGTTCGGTACTTCCTCCTGCGCCACATCCGGACAACGGAGGACGGGGACTTCACCCGTGACCGGTTCGTGCTTTCACGGAACGCCGATCTATCGGATCAGCTTGGCAACCTTGTGTCCCGCGTGGTGGCGATGGTTCATCGTTACCTCGATGGCCGCGTGCCAACCGCGAGGGGCGGCCCGCTCACAGGACAGGCGCGGGAACTGCCGAGTGCGGTCGAGGTCGCCATGAAGCGCTTCGCGATTCACGACGCCATAGGGGCTATCTGGGGATTGGTCGAAGCGGCCAATCGTTATGTCGTGGAGACTGCTCCCTGGGTCCTCGCACGGGAGGCCGACGGTCGTCTCGAGGACGTCCTGGCGGAACTGTGCGCGGTGATCCGGACAGTTGGTGATTGCCTTGAACCCTTCCTGCCGCGAACATCGAGCGAGATCCTCGCACGAGTGGGCGTTCCTGGTAACAGGGTGCGGACGGGTCCGCCTCTCTTTCCCAAGACCTGA
- a CDS encoding response regulator produces MDVLLVEDSPGDVRLTREAFSETNGHVRLHVAYDGVEAMTFLRQEGEHEHAPRPDLILLDLNLPRMDGREVLALIKEEDALKTIPTVILTTSEAEADILKSYELRANSYLSKPVQLVAFNDLVQSINDFWSKARLPQRAQK; encoded by the coding sequence ATGGACGTGCTCCTGGTCGAAGACAGTCCCGGGGACGTCAGGCTGACGCGTGAGGCGTTCAGCGAGACCAACGGACATGTCCGCTTGCACGTCGCTTACGACGGTGTGGAAGCGATGACATTCCTCAGGCAGGAGGGAGAGCACGAGCACGCGCCGCGCCCCGACCTGATACTCCTGGACCTCAACCTCCCACGTATGGACGGTCGAGAGGTTCTCGCCCTCATCAAGGAGGAAGACGCGCTCAAGACGATCCCGACCGTGATCCTCACGACGTCCGAAGCAGAGGCTGACATCCTGAAGAGCTACGAGTTGCGTGCCAACTCCTATCTCAGCAAGCCCGTCCAACTCGTGGCCTTCAACGACCTCGTGCAGAGCATCAACGACTTCTGGAGCAAAGCCAGGCTGCCCCAACGAGCCCAGAAGTGA
- a CDS encoding magnesium chelatase domain-containing protein: protein MEPTILTPVGPVAHVVRARTTRGPTALRLRGWPAACGRTSADRIRAAVLNSGFSLPAGRTTLWIEPELAEANPGTDLAAALALMLADPSRAHVRQSNLMAWGALDLDGTLRPADKEPMAELPDEGWVGRFWSHHDEVPRPDEAAVLTVIDVPDLSRAWEVIVRLLDIQAALLS from the coding sequence ATGGAACCTACGATCCTCACCCCCGTGGGCCCCGTGGCTCACGTCGTTCGGGCCCGCACGACGCGGGGGCCCACAGCCCTGCGCTTGCGTGGCTGGCCCGCCGCATGCGGCAGGACGTCAGCGGACCGGATCCGCGCAGCCGTGCTCAACTCAGGTTTCTCGCTACCCGCGGGAAGAACGACGCTGTGGATCGAGCCCGAGCTGGCCGAAGCCAACCCGGGAACCGACCTGGCCGCCGCTCTGGCGCTGATGCTCGCCGATCCCTCGCGTGCGCACGTCCGGCAGTCGAATCTGATGGCCTGGGGCGCTCTCGACCTAGACGGGACCCTCCGTCCGGCCGACAAGGAGCCGATGGCCGAGCTCCCGGACGAAGGGTGGGTCGGACGGTTCTGGTCTCACCACGACGAGGTGCCCCGTCCGGACGAAGCCGCCGTTCTGACCGTGATCGACGTCCCGGACCTGTCCCGGGCGTGGGAGGTGATCGTCAGGCTTTTGGACATCCAAGCCGCCCTTCTGAGCTGA
- a CDS encoding response regulator produces MSELGPQEARILSAPILIVDDEALNVELLEAILEEAGFTAVTSTTDPQIGLDLCATVRPDLLLLDVMMPVIDGFGVLDGLREDPDAPEVIVLTADVTAETKRRALSCGAADFLTKPLDTVEVVLRTRNLVVRRLLEHDLAESVAHLEDRVRSRTEELERAYEHQRSDAIRLRHLDAMKDAFLVSVSHELRTPLTVVGGIASLLHGRLERLPRTQVVSLLGSLRDNAERLERLLLTVLDIDKLRRGTFEANRQPTDLAALVDRVVADLAAQLGDRPVEVSLGVIQAEIDGGYLERILDALLVNVIRHTPASEPVNISTEATAEGLRLIIDDRGPGVPDERKVSVFERFDWGPKQNEVTPGLGSGLCLVAGFADLHGGSAWVEDRPGGGASFRVVLAPERPEAAGAAASP; encoded by the coding sequence ATGAGCGAGCTAGGCCCCCAGGAAGCCCGGATCCTCTCAGCCCCGATCCTGATCGTGGACGATGAAGCGCTCAACGTTGAACTGCTCGAGGCCATCCTGGAGGAGGCTGGGTTCACCGCGGTGACGTCCACCACGGACCCGCAGATCGGCCTCGACCTGTGCGCGACGGTCCGTCCAGACCTGTTGCTGCTGGACGTCATGATGCCCGTCATCGACGGTTTCGGGGTTCTGGACGGTCTTCGCGAGGACCCTGATGCCCCCGAGGTGATAGTCCTGACGGCCGATGTCACCGCAGAGACGAAGCGGCGAGCACTTTCCTGCGGAGCGGCGGACTTCCTGACCAAACCGCTCGACACGGTTGAGGTGGTACTGCGTACGCGAAATCTGGTGGTTCGACGACTCCTCGAACATGACCTCGCGGAGAGCGTCGCTCACCTCGAAGACCGGGTCCGGAGTCGCACCGAGGAACTCGAAAGAGCCTACGAGCATCAGCGGAGCGACGCGATCCGCCTCCGCCATCTGGACGCGATGAAGGATGCGTTCCTCGTCAGCGTGTCGCACGAGCTCCGTACCCCTCTGACCGTCGTCGGCGGGATAGCCAGCTTGCTCCATGGCCGGCTGGAGAGGCTGCCGCGAACGCAGGTCGTGAGCCTGTTGGGCAGCCTCCGGGACAACGCCGAACGGCTTGAGCGTCTGCTGCTGACGGTCCTCGACATCGACAAGCTGAGGAGGGGCACGTTCGAGGCGAATCGTCAGCCGACGGACCTAGCTGCGCTCGTCGACCGGGTCGTCGCGGATCTGGCGGCGCAGTTGGGGGACCGACCGGTCGAGGTCTCGCTGGGAGTGATACAGGCCGAGATCGATGGCGGCTACCTCGAGCGGATCCTCGACGCGCTCCTGGTGAACGTCATCCGGCACACCCCCGCTTCCGAACCGGTCAACATCAGCACGGAGGCCACCGCCGAGGGCCTGCGGCTGATCATCGACGATCGCGGGCCCGGCGTCCCTGACGAGAGGAAGGTCTCGGTATTCGAGCGCTTCGACTGGGGCCCGAAGCAGAACGAGGTCACTCCGGGCCTGGGCAGCGGTCTGTGCCTGGTGGCCGGTTTCGCGGACCTGCACGGGGGGTCGGCGTGGGTCGAGGATCGTCCCGGCGGAGGAGCTTCTTTCCGGGTCGTCCTCGCACCAGAGCGTCCCGAGGCCGCCGGGGCCGCCGCTTCTCCTTGA
- a CDS encoding DUF222 domain-containing protein — MGRESLAGRSTAELADGIEQLHGLKLAVDAQMLEFVAAYDACRGWAEDGSSCMEAWLVARLAWTREYAFEVVRVARALEALPIVAGAYSEGTLSWDQTRALASFATSETEADLVEEARRMSAAHLRRVARRARPVEKEEENRAHRRRKLRLRWDHDGLVLRIAGSLPQAEGAVVERAISRLAETAPLDPETGTYEDHQTRCADALVELASMRLAADPDTDRATVVVHVDADVLMGEPGGGELEGGVAISSEALRRLACDARWQIVAHGPDGRAVGIGRISRTPTAAMVRELRRRDITCRFPGCERSRWVAAHHVKEWALNGKTDLENLILLCGFHHRLVHEGGWRISGDPTHQVAFISPSGRFVEGGPVSLRREVRERILEPSDPGRGPPGG; from the coding sequence ATGGGTCGCGAATCCCTCGCCGGACGGTCGACGGCGGAACTCGCCGACGGCATCGAGCAGCTCCATGGCTTGAAGCTGGCGGTGGACGCGCAGATGCTCGAGTTCGTGGCCGCCTACGACGCCTGCCGGGGGTGGGCCGAGGACGGTTCCTCCTGCATGGAGGCGTGGTTGGTCGCTCGGCTCGCGTGGACGCGTGAGTACGCGTTCGAGGTGGTGCGGGTCGCGCGGGCGCTGGAGGCCCTGCCGATCGTGGCCGGCGCCTACTCAGAGGGAACCCTCTCGTGGGACCAGACGCGTGCCCTGGCCTCCTTCGCGACGTCGGAGACGGAGGCCGACCTCGTGGAGGAGGCTCGGAGGATGTCCGCGGCTCACCTGCGACGGGTGGCCCGCCGGGCTCGTCCGGTGGAGAAGGAGGAGGAGAACCGGGCCCACCGCCGACGCAAGCTGCGGCTGCGGTGGGACCACGACGGGCTCGTGCTCCGGATCGCCGGCTCGCTCCCGCAGGCCGAGGGTGCGGTGGTTGAGCGCGCGATCTCGCGCTTGGCCGAGACCGCGCCTCTCGATCCGGAGACGGGGACGTACGAGGATCATCAGACCCGCTGCGCGGACGCTCTGGTTGAGCTGGCGAGCATGCGTCTCGCAGCCGATCCGGACACCGACCGCGCGACCGTCGTCGTGCACGTCGATGCGGACGTCCTGATGGGCGAGCCCGGAGGCGGTGAGCTCGAGGGGGGAGTGGCGATCTCGTCGGAGGCCCTCCGCCGCCTGGCCTGCGATGCGCGATGGCAGATCGTGGCGCACGGTCCGGACGGGCGCGCGGTGGGGATCGGGCGGATAAGCCGGACGCCGACCGCGGCGATGGTCCGCGAGCTGCGTCGTCGGGACATCACCTGCCGGTTCCCCGGATGTGAGCGTTCACGCTGGGTCGCCGCTCACCACGTTAAGGAGTGGGCGCTGAACGGGAAGACCGACCTAGAGAACCTGATCCTGCTGTGCGGCTTCCATCATCGGCTCGTGCACGAGGGGGGATGGCGAATCAGCGGCGATCCGACCCATCAGGTCGCGTTCATCAGCCCGTCGGGGCGGTTCGTCGAAGGGGGTCCGGTGTCGCTGCGCCGCGAGGTGCGGGAGCGGATCCTCGAGCCGTCCGACCCAGGCCGGGGGCCGCCGGGAGGCTAG
- a CDS encoding class I SAM-dependent DNA methyltransferase → MAIGQNETIRNHAAFIWSVADLLRGDYKQSEYGRVILPMVVLRRLDCVLEPTKAKVLETARKLTGQVENMRPLLEKAAGEQFYNTSPLTMTRLLDDPPNIADNLRSYLLAFSPAARDVLEKFDLPGQIERLDRSDLLYLVVSRFCEIDLHPQNVSNLEMGYLYEELIRRFSELSNETAGEHFTPREVIRLMVNLLFIEDDRLLTRPGVVKTLLDPACGTGGMLSVAEDHLRSLNPQARLEVFGQELNPETYAICRSDMMLKGQNAANILLGNSFSEDGFSGEHFDYLLANPPFGVEWKKVEKVVRDEHESKGFAGRFGAGLPRINDGSFLFLQHMIAKMKPVEQGGSRLAIVFNGSPLFTGAAGSGESEIRRWIIENDWLEAVVALPDQLFYNTGISTYFWVVTNRKRPERRGKVQLVDARELWQKMRKSLGEKRKELSAEHIAEITKLYGAFEDSDRVKILPNEAFGFLRITVERPLQLRWEVTDDTLAAVRSERRLAKLHPDVVTSVVSALAAHPGPADPEVVEEVLKGAGLTKPQQKAVWDALAVRDPDAPVITNRKGEPEPDPELRDQENVPLPAVRVGFEEDVSGRLKSVEYRTAVDDHLAQEVHPYVPDAWVDYSKTKVGYEIPLTRHFYKYVPPRPLEEIDREIKQLEAEIQDLLREVTE, encoded by the coding sequence ATGGCGATCGGTCAGAACGAGACCATCCGAAACCACGCGGCCTTCATCTGGTCGGTGGCCGACCTGTTGCGCGGAGACTACAAGCAGTCCGAGTACGGACGGGTCATCCTGCCCATGGTGGTCCTGCGCCGGCTCGACTGCGTGCTCGAGCCCACCAAGGCGAAGGTGCTCGAGACGGCCCGCAAGCTCACCGGCCAGGTCGAAAACATGCGCCCCCTCCTCGAGAAGGCGGCTGGGGAGCAGTTCTACAACACGTCCCCTCTCACGATGACCCGGCTCCTGGACGACCCCCCGAACATCGCGGACAACCTCCGCAGCTACCTGCTCGCGTTCTCGCCGGCGGCCCGGGACGTGCTGGAGAAGTTCGACCTGCCCGGACAGATCGAGCGCCTGGACCGCTCCGACCTCCTGTACCTCGTCGTTTCCCGGTTCTGCGAGATCGACCTGCACCCCCAGAACGTGTCGAACCTGGAGATGGGCTACCTGTACGAGGAGCTGATCCGCCGCTTCTCGGAGCTCTCGAACGAGACGGCCGGTGAGCACTTCACCCCCCGTGAGGTGATCCGTCTCATGGTCAACCTGCTGTTCATCGAGGACGACCGCCTCCTAACCAGACCGGGAGTGGTGAAGACGCTGCTCGACCCGGCGTGCGGGACGGGAGGCATGCTCTCGGTCGCCGAGGACCACCTGAGGTCGCTGAACCCCCAGGCTCGCCTGGAGGTGTTCGGACAGGAGCTGAATCCCGAGACCTACGCGATCTGCCGCTCGGACATGATGCTCAAGGGCCAGAACGCGGCCAACATTCTGCTGGGCAACTCGTTCTCCGAAGACGGGTTCTCGGGCGAGCACTTCGACTACCTCCTCGCCAACCCCCCGTTCGGCGTGGAGTGGAAGAAGGTCGAGAAGGTCGTGCGCGACGAGCACGAGTCGAAGGGGTTCGCGGGCCGCTTCGGGGCCGGGCTCCCACGGATCAACGATGGGAGCTTCCTGTTCCTACAGCACATGATCGCGAAGATGAAGCCGGTCGAGCAGGGGGGCTCCCGGCTGGCGATCGTGTTCAACGGGTCGCCGCTGTTCACGGGGGCCGCCGGCTCGGGGGAGTCGGAGATCCGCCGATGGATCATCGAGAATGACTGGCTGGAGGCCGTCGTGGCCCTGCCTGACCAGCTCTTCTACAACACGGGGATCTCGACCTACTTCTGGGTGGTGACCAACCGCAAGCGTCCTGAGCGACGGGGCAAGGTGCAGCTGGTGGACGCCCGGGAGCTGTGGCAGAAGATGCGCAAGAGCCTGGGGGAGAAGCGCAAGGAGCTATCTGCCGAGCACATCGCGGAGATCACGAAGCTGTACGGGGCGTTCGAGGATTCCGACCGCGTGAAGATACTTCCGAACGAGGCGTTCGGGTTCCTGCGCATCACGGTAGAGCGCCCGCTGCAGCTGCGCTGGGAGGTCACGGACGACACGCTGGCCGCTGTCCGCTCGGAGCGCCGCCTGGCAAAGCTGCACCCGGACGTGGTCACTTCGGTCGTGTCAGCCCTGGCTGCCCATCCGGGACCGGCTGACCCTGAGGTCGTGGAAGAGGTGCTCAAGGGGGCCGGACTGACCAAGCCTCAGCAGAAGGCGGTCTGGGACGCGCTGGCCGTCCGCGATCCGGACGCCCCGGTGATCACGAACCGCAAGGGGGAGCCGGAACCGGACCCCGAGCTGCGGGATCAGGAGAACGTCCCGTTGCCGGCGGTGAGGGTGGGATTCGAGGAGGACGTGTCCGGACGTCTCAAGTCGGTCGAGTACCGAACCGCAGTGGACGACCACCTGGCGCAGGAGGTCCACCCCTACGTCCCGGACGCGTGGGTGGACTACTCGAAGACGAAGGTCGGGTACGAGATCCCGCTCACGCGACACTTCTACAAGTACGTCCCACCCCGGCCACTTGAGGAGATCGATAGGGAGATCAAACAACTGGAGGCCGAGATTCAGGACCTGCTGCGGGAGGTCACGGAGTGA